A single genomic interval of Odontesthes bonariensis isolate fOdoBon6 chromosome 3, fOdoBon6.hap1, whole genome shotgun sequence harbors:
- the LOC142376990 gene encoding WD repeat-containing protein on Y chromosome-like: MKNDDPSGKAGSELEESEKMFTADDIPAILEVFGKYDADGSGGLDIDEFSMAMQELYSKVDEEELRVLHMKIDTNCDKTVDIGELLNFLMHKTSNAEALDYKNQLFPKPFELITFDTHRLVVKIICLPFKHISNPKDGAEDASQQLRPYQKCLYLSISTDGVLKYWPDDFKMSCTFPLYERDKETPPLHHKRKMHVNDVVYIKEIEKLAVATSDRELLFYECNKIPELLRISFCLIVDEDKRIQTINYSHSEKKGMFSFGDSEGFLSVFISYDVCENGLFCKNMFEKKTLGHYPVAYTSSLLKTVSKDFVSFRIPIFPETFRNLQYFPCMESFIMCGESSKSMAVVTLSTCPESVRPKISKKVFECRGHDKFFTCAEYSPWSHFIMTGGKDGLLRVWFPHKTSSCEEILKGHKTAITNIVYNPTENVFVSLSTDKNVRIWSDGDWTCRQRIFLVGMKEAPISTVYYNIHNNELFLANSDIAKCLGRGTNDFHNSLTSHNMPVCSVLYHNIYKQIVSVCMSGIVTVWDVLTGKAAMQFRVTPEKSVGHTAIAFDQAQRQVITISPDGKVKLWNFSNGQELKVLPVEMPKDVTQIICKDSKIFVSAKKCKTIFRLDIEGGENIFLEHHLLNDICSMELHKEILITASNEGNVVMWDTLSLDAVYYIKTRESLRTHLTFRDTGHSGVIPTKKKVKRLDQSNPTEEENDENVRPFVVSLKTREVDIGTATLLISAGGYIGAWSVKAKGGQIGKFKAVVSNAVITYMITDESEKTLVTGDSTGRICLWDIQNFGYKTEADTGPWRVSLQSPPLLASWQACRSELVCVACDNACANIVTTGQKNIKQWTNTGQFVGLFGKDQWGSNTTQGQIRENIDKEHEEQVNAPKEETFPKTSPDCDTDIRELTIPGIIDKVSPSQPLPATRFD, translated from the exons ATGAAGAATGATGACCCTAGTGGTAAAGCCGGCAGTGAACTGGAAGAATCAGAAAAAATGTTCACTGCTGACGATATTCCAGCAATCCTCGAGGTATTCGGAAAATATGACGCTGACGGCAGCGGCGGCCTTGACATCGACGAATTTTCTATGGCAATGCAGGAGCTTTACAGTAAAGTAGATGAAGAAGAGCTGCGTGTGCTACACATGAAGATCGACACAAACTGCGATAAAACTGTGGACATTGGGGAGCTGTTAAATTTTCTTATGCATAAAACAAGTAATGCAGAGGCTCTGGATTACAAGAACCAACTTTTCCCCAAACCTTTTGAATTGATAACCTTTGATACCCACAGATTAGTAGTCAAAATAATATGCCTCCCTTTTAAGCATATCAGCAATCCAAAAGACGGAGCAGAGGATGCATCACAACAACTCCGGCCTTACCAAAAGTGTCTGTACCTCTCCATCAGTACAGATGGTGTGCTGAAGTACTGGCCTGATGACTTTAAGATGTCATGCACGTTTCCCTTGTACgagagagacaaagaaactcctCCTTTACATCACAAAAGGAAAATGCACGTCAATGATGTAGTGTACATCAAAGAAATCGAGAAGCTGGCTGTCGCAACATCTGACAGAGAACTGCTATTCTATGAATGTAACAAAATCCCAGAATTATTGAGAATTTCATTCTGCTTAATTGTGGATGAAGACAAAAGAATCCAAACCATTAACTACAGCCACAGTGAGAAAAAAGGTATGTTTTCCTTTGGAGATTCAGAAGGATTTTTATCCGTATTCATTTCCTACGATGTGTGTGAAAATGGGCTCTTTTGCAAAAacatgtttgagaaaaaaacccTGGGGCACTATCCAGTTGCATACACTTCATCCCTCCTAAAGACTGTTTCCAAAGATTTTGTTTCTTTCAGGATTCCCATTTTTCCTGAAACATTCAGAAATTTGCAATACTTTCCTTGTATGGAATCATTCATCATGTGTGGTGAATCATCTAAATCCATGGCCGTTGTTACTTTAAGCACATGCCCTGAGTCTGTCAGACCCAAAATCTCTAAAAAAGTCTTTGAATGCAGGGGCCATGACAAGTTCTTTACCTGTGCTGAATATTCCCCTTGGTCACATTTTATAATGACTGGTGGCAAAGATGGCCTTCTGCGGGTGTGGTTCCCCCACAAAACATCATCATGCGAAGAGATATTAAAAGGACATAAAACAGCCATCACAAATATAGTTTATAATCCAACAGAGAATGTCTTTGTCAGTTtatctactgataaaaatgtaCGTATATGGTCCGACGGTGACTGGACCTGCCGGCAGAGGATTTTTCTTGTGGGCATGAAAGAGGCCCCAATTTCCACTGTATATTACAACATACACAACAACGAGTTGTTCCTGGCTAACTCGGATATAGCCAAATGTCTAGGGAGAGGAACAAATGATTTTCATAATTCTTTAACGTCCCACAACATGCCTGTGTGCAGTGTGCTATACCACAACATTTACAAGCAGATTGTCTCTGTTTGCATGAGTGGTATTGTGACTGTGTGGGATGTTCTTACAGGAAAGGCAGCAATGCAGTTTAGAGTCACTCCAGAAAAGTCTGTTGGGCACACTGCTATTGCCTTCGATCAAGCCCAACGTCAAGTCATCACAATATCTCCCGATGGGAAAGTGAAACTATGGAACTTCAGTAACGGGCAGGAGCTCAAAGTCCTCCCCGTTGAAATGCCAAAAGATGTGACCCAGATTATCTGTAAAGACAGCAAAATATTTGTTTCAGCAAAGAAATGCAAGACCATCTTTAGGCTGGACATTGAAGGAGGAGAAAACATATTTTTGGAGCACCACTTATTGAATGATATTTGCTCCATGGAACTCCACAAGGAAATTTTGATTACTGCATCTAATGAGGGAAATGTTGTCATGTGGGATACATTGTCTTTAGATGCTGTTTACTAtataaaaacaagagagagCCTCCGAACACACCTGACATTTAGGGATACAGGTCACTCAGGTGTGATACCAACtaaaaagaaagtcaaaagaCTGGATCAGTCTAATCCTACAGAGGAGGAGAATGACGAGAATGTACGCCCCTTTGTTGTATCTTTGAAGACAAGGGAGGTTGATATTGGAACAGCCACACTGCTAATCTCAGCAGGTGGTTACATCGGTGCCTGGTCAGTTAAGGCTAAAGGAGGACAAATAGGAAAGTTTAAGGCGGTGGTAAGCAATGCAGTTATTACCTACATGATAACTGATGAATCTGAGAAGACACTTGTGACTGGTGACAGCACTGGAAGGATTTGTTTGTGGGATATTCAAAACTTTGGATACAAAACAGAAGCAGATACTGGGCCATGGCGTGTGTCACTGCAATCACCTCCACTGTTGGCGTCTTGGCAGGCTTGCCGTTCTGAGCTGGTCTGTGTTGCTTGTGATAATGCTTGTGCAAACATAGTCACTACAGGGCAGAAGAATATTAAGCAATGGACAAATACTGGTCAGTTTGTTGGCCTTTTCGGGAAAGATCAATGGGGGTCCAATACTACACAAGGTCAAATAAGGGAGAACATTGACAAGGAACATGAAGAACAAGTCAACGCCCCAAAGGAAGAAACCTTTCCCAAAACATCTCCTGATTGTGATACTGATATTCGAGAATTG ACCATACCAGGGATCATCGATAAAGTATCTCCATCACAACCTCTGCCTGCCACCAG GTTCGACTAG